From the Nodularia sp. NIES-3585 genome, one window contains:
- a CDS encoding Uma2 family endonuclease, which yields MLLELQQIIVKPGQEMLLQDISWQQLENILAEMGEKRAARISYSDGWLEIMVPLPEHEKDKEYIGDLVKILLETLQIDFEPFGSTTLKNERMRQAVEPDTCFYIHNQAAVIGKNRLDLTVDPPPDLAIEIDITSRTRFDNYEILGVPELWRYTKQGLEISVLQKGKYIKVLSSPNFPNIPIVELINEYVQQCLTIGRSQAMRNFRTWVKNNL from the coding sequence ATGCTTTTAGAACTACAACAGATTATCGTCAAACCAGGACAAGAAATGTTGCTACAAGATATTAGTTGGCAGCAGTTAGAGAATATTTTGGCAGAAATGGGAGAAAAACGTGCAGCACGTATTTCTTATAGTGATGGTTGGTTAGAAATTATGGTTCCTTTACCTGAACACGAAAAAGATAAAGAATATATTGGTGATTTAGTGAAAATTTTGCTAGAAACACTCCAAATTGATTTTGAACCTTTTGGTTCCACAACACTTAAAAATGAACGAATGCGGCAAGCAGTGGAACCAGATACTTGTTTTTATATTCACAACCAAGCTGCTGTAATTGGTAAAAATCGACTTGATTTAACTGTAGACCCACCACCAGATTTAGCAATTGAAATTGATATTACTTCCCGGACTCGATTTGATAACTATGAGATTTTGGGAGTTCCTGAACTATGGCGATATACAAAACAAGGTTTAGAAATTTCTGTGCTACAGAAAGGAAAGTATATCAAAGTTCTATCTAGTCCTAATTTTCCTAATATCCCAATTGTTGAATTAATTAATGAGTATGTTCAGCAATGTTTAACTATTGGCAGAAGTCAAGCTATGCGTAATTTTAGAACTTGGGTCAAGAATAATTTATAA